Proteins from one Pyrobaculum neutrophilum V24Sta genomic window:
- a CDS encoding DevR family CRISPR-associated autoregulator: MFVSFAFRFRAEVEALNMVETMGNYARHRTVPVLIREDGGYRITAAPGVSGQSVSYGYMAALVKLAAGRSLPVCEECASYEKIGGFFKRADRVDIGHDERVKTCVVEDITGFMATKEAGGGEKGSVVKRTSAVMFSYMLPDTSSARGVVMPQFHVRYNLQKPDTQRPFTVESGTAVYIQAVAIDVMKIGRLEDGDDVDDWLERAELAFDALKLLYSGMLFGAKKARYLPAFEALGGVAAVADPHPFMVSPPRYGDYWALNKARVEKMKPLYSTLELSCFDREGITSCDSGLSTLEELIDWAKERVLEYFE, from the coding sequence ATGTTCGTCTCGTTCGCCTTCCGGTTCCGGGCGGAGGTCGAGGCCCTCAACATGGTCGAGACTATGGGGAACTACGCCAGGCACAGAACCGTCCCCGTCCTCATCCGCGAGGACGGCGGCTACCGCATCACGGCGGCTCCCGGCGTCTCGGGGCAGTCCGTCTCCTACGGCTACATGGCTGCGCTTGTCAAGCTTGCCGCGGGGAGGAGCCTGCCGGTCTGTGAGGAGTGTGCAAGCTATGAGAAGATCGGCGGCTTCTTCAAGCGTGCGGATAGAGTCGACATTGGGCACGACGAGAGGGTGAAGACCTGCGTCGTGGAGGACATCACGGGCTTCATGGCGACGAAGGAGGCCGGCGGCGGCGAGAAGGGGTCTGTCGTCAAGAGGACGAGCGCGGTGATGTTCAGCTACATGCTTCCGGACACCTCCAGCGCGAGGGGTGTCGTCATGCCGCAGTTCCACGTCCGCTACAACCTCCAGAAGCCCGACACACAGAGACCGTTCACGGTCGAGAGCGGCACGGCCGTATACATTCAAGCTGTCGCGATAGATGTTATGAAAATTGGTAGGCTGGAAGACGGAGATGACGTGGACGACTGGCTTGAAAGGGCCGAGTTGGCCTTTGATGCGCTTAAGCTCCTCTACTCCGGCATGTTGTTCGGCGCGAAGAAGGCGCGGTATTTGCCTGCCTTTGAGGCTCTTGGCGGCGTCGCCGCCGTCGCAGACCCACACCCCTTCATGGTGTCTCCGCCGCGCTACGGCGACTACTGGGCCTTGAATAAAGCCCGCGTGGAGAAGATGAAGCCGCTGTACAGCACACTGGAGCTGTCGTGCTTTGACCGCGAGGGGATAACGTCATGCGACTCTGGCCTATCTACGTTGGAGGAGCTCATAGACTGGGCCAAGGAGCGGGTGCTTGAGTACTTCGAATGA